From Streptomyces fungicidicus, one genomic window encodes:
- a CDS encoding purine-nucleoside phosphorylase gives MNASLLPDDIQGDPYAAADAAAARLRELTGAETHDVALVMGSGWAPAVDALGTPEAELRVTELPGFPPPVVEGHGGTVRSYAIGAKRALVFLGRTHYYEGRGVAAVAHGVRTAVAAGAKTIVLTNGCGGLRAGMRPGQPVLISDHINLTATSPIVGANFVDLTDLYSPRLRALCKGIDPSLEEGVYAQFPGPHYETPAEIRMARVIGADLVGMSTVLEAIAAREAGAEVLGISLVTNLAAGMTGEPLNHEEVLQAGRDSATRMGSLLAQVLGRL, from the coding sequence GTGAACGCTTCTCTTCTTCCGGACGACATCCAGGGCGACCCCTACGCCGCCGCCGACGCCGCCGCCGCGCGCCTGCGCGAACTCACGGGCGCCGAGACCCACGACGTCGCCCTCGTGATGGGCTCCGGCTGGGCCCCGGCCGTGGACGCCCTCGGCACGCCCGAGGCCGAGCTCCGGGTCACCGAGCTGCCCGGCTTCCCGCCGCCGGTGGTGGAGGGCCACGGCGGCACGGTCCGCTCGTACGCCATCGGCGCGAAGCGGGCCCTGGTGTTCCTGGGCCGCACCCACTACTACGAGGGCCGCGGGGTCGCCGCGGTGGCCCACGGCGTCCGTACGGCCGTGGCGGCGGGCGCGAAGACGATCGTCCTGACGAACGGCTGCGGGGGTCTGCGCGCGGGGATGCGCCCCGGCCAGCCGGTCCTGATCAGCGACCACATCAACCTCACCGCGACCTCGCCGATCGTCGGCGCGAACTTCGTCGACCTCACGGACCTGTACTCCCCGCGGCTGCGGGCGCTGTGCAAGGGGATCGACCCCAGCCTGGAGGAGGGCGTCTACGCCCAGTTCCCCGGCCCGCACTACGAGACTCCGGCGGAGATCCGGATGGCCCGGGTGATCGGGGCGGACCTGGTCGGCATGTCGACGGTCCTCGAGGCGATCGCCGCGCGGGAGGCGGGGGCGGAGGTGCTGGGGATCTCCCTGGTCACCAACCTGGCCGCGGGTATGACGGGCGAGCCCCTCAACCACGAGGAGGTCCTCCAGGCGGGGCGGGACTCCGCGACGCGGATGGGGTCCCTGCTGGCGCAGGTCCTCGGTCGCCTGTAG
- a CDS encoding phospho-sugar mutase, producing the protein MQDDALIAQAQAWLAEDPDPDTREELARLIDAGDHAELTARFSGTLQFGTAGLRGELGAGPMRMNRSVVIRAAAGLAAYLKKQGHTDGLVVIGYDARHKSRDFAEDTAAVMTGAGLRAAVLGRPLPTPVLAFAIRHLNAVAGVEVTASHNPPRDNGYKVYLGDGSQIVPPADAEIAAEIEAVASLATVPRPTEGPRTLDDGVLDAYLARTDAVLAKGSPRTARTVYTAMHGVGKDTLLAAFARAGFPTPDLVTEQADPDPEFPTVAFPNPEEPGAMDLAFAKARETDPDLVIANDPDADRCAAAVKDGADWRMLRGDEVGALLAAHLVRRGATGTFAESIVSSSLLGRIAEKAGLPHVETLTGFKWIARAEGLRYGYEEALGYCVDPDGVRDKDGITAALLLTELASELKEENRTLLDLLDDLAVEHGLHATDQLSVRVQDLSLIAAAMRRLRDQPPTELAGLRITRTEDLTEGTDTLPPTDGLRYTLDGARVIVRPSGTEPKLKCYLEIVIPVATKADLPAARTKATTLLDDIKRDLSRSAGI; encoded by the coding sequence GTGCAAGACGACGCCCTCATCGCACAGGCCCAGGCGTGGCTCGCCGAAGACCCCGACCCGGACACCCGCGAGGAACTCGCCCGCCTCATCGACGCCGGCGACCACGCCGAACTCACCGCCCGCTTCAGCGGCACCCTCCAGTTCGGCACCGCCGGCCTCCGCGGCGAACTCGGCGCGGGCCCGATGCGCATGAACCGCTCCGTCGTCATCCGCGCAGCCGCCGGCCTCGCCGCGTACCTCAAGAAGCAGGGCCACACCGACGGCCTCGTCGTCATCGGCTACGACGCCCGCCACAAGTCCCGCGACTTCGCGGAGGACACCGCCGCCGTCATGACCGGCGCGGGCCTGAGGGCCGCCGTCCTCGGCCGCCCCCTCCCCACCCCCGTCCTCGCCTTCGCCATACGGCACCTCAACGCCGTCGCCGGAGTAGAGGTCACCGCCAGCCACAACCCGCCCCGCGACAACGGCTACAAGGTGTACCTCGGCGACGGCTCCCAGATCGTCCCCCCGGCCGACGCGGAGATCGCCGCCGAGATCGAGGCAGTCGCCTCCCTCGCCACGGTCCCCCGCCCCACCGAAGGCCCGCGGACCCTCGACGACGGCGTCCTGGACGCCTACCTCGCCCGCACGGACGCGGTCCTCGCCAAGGGCTCCCCCCGCACCGCCCGCACCGTCTACACGGCGATGCACGGGGTCGGCAAGGACACCCTCCTCGCCGCGTTCGCCCGCGCGGGCTTCCCCACCCCCGACCTCGTCACCGAACAGGCCGACCCCGACCCGGAGTTCCCGACCGTCGCGTTCCCCAACCCGGAGGAGCCCGGCGCGATGGACCTGGCCTTCGCGAAGGCCCGGGAGACCGACCCCGACCTGGTGATCGCCAACGACCCGGACGCCGACCGCTGCGCCGCGGCCGTAAAGGACGGCGCGGACTGGCGCATGCTGCGCGGCGACGAGGTCGGCGCGCTGCTCGCCGCCCATCTGGTCCGCCGCGGAGCGACCGGCACGTTCGCCGAGTCGATCGTGTCCTCGAGCCTGCTCGGCCGCATCGCCGAGAAGGCCGGCCTGCCCCACGTGGAGACCCTGACCGGCTTCAAGTGGATCGCCCGCGCCGAGGGCCTGCGCTACGGCTACGAGGAGGCGCTCGGCTACTGCGTCGACCCGGACGGCGTGCGCGACAAGGACGGCATCACGGCGGCGCTCCTCCTCACCGAGCTGGCGTCCGAGCTGAAGGAGGAGAACCGCACCCTCCTCGACCTCCTCGACGACCTCGCGGTGGAGCACGGCCTGCACGCCACCGACCAGCTCTCGGTCCGCGTCCAGGATCTCTCCCTCATCGCGGCCGCGATGCGCCGTCTGCGCGACCAGCCGCCCACCGAGCTGGCCGGCCTGCGCATCACCCGGACCGAGGACCTGACGGAGGGCACGGACACGCTCCCGCCCACCGACGGCCTCCGCTACACCCTGGACGGCGCACGGGTCATCGTCCGCCCCAGCGGCACGGAGCCGAAACTCAAGTGCTACCTGGAGATCGTGATCCCCGTGGCCACCAAGGCGGACCTCCCCGCCGCCCGCACGAAGGCGACGACCCTCCTGGACGACATCAAGCGGGACCTGTCCCGCTCGGCCGGCATCTGA